Within the Thermosynechococcaceae cyanobacterium Okahandja genome, the region GTTGATACCCCCGCACCGAAGTTTGGCTCTGAGTCTGAACTGTCGTATCAGTCGATTGTGGCCTATGACTTGGGGACTGAAACGGCTCTGACGTTGTTTGATGGGTCTAAATTTGAGGAAATCGAAAATCCTCGTTTCATCCACAAAAATGAAGAGCGAGTTCGCAAAGTTGCCAAACAAAAACGACGGAAACGCGCCCCAAAGAAAGGGGTCAAGGCTTCCCGTCGTTGGCGGAAAATCAACAAACGGGAGTCTAATCTAAAAGCTAAGGTTGCACGTCAGCGTAGAGACTGGCAACACAAAGTCACTTCAGAGATTGCACGTCGTTATGACATCGGAGTGACTGAAAAGCTGAATACGAAAGGGATGACCCGTGCTGCAAAGAAAGGAAGTCAGCGTAAGAAGCAAAAAGCAGGACTGAACAAATCGATTCTCTCGGTCGGTTTTGGGACTCTCAACAGGATGATCTCGTACAAGATTGAGCAGAAAGGTGGGTTGGTGTTGCAGCTTCCAACACGGGACATCAAACCATCGCAGCGTTGTCCTAAGTGTGGAGCAATTCACCAAGAATGGGCTGAACTGGGGAATCGTCATCACGTTTGTTCTGACTGTGGTTTTGAGATTTCTAGGGACAGGGGGTCTGCGATGGTGATGTACAACGTTGCAACGAATCAGCAACCGGGGGTTGGAACGTCCCTCGTTAGTCTTGGATGTCTTAGCTCTACTTCAGAGACCCGTAAGCATACGGGTTCGATGAAGCAACTAGGGCAGAAGAAGAGACGGAAATCCTCTGCTACGGTGGAATCTGGGGTTTTAGAAACCCCATCCGCCTGTGCGGTGGGGTAGTTCATCCCTTATCATCCTAATCTCAAACTAATCTCAAAGGTCGGGGACTCTGCTCCTCTGAGACCCTAGGAGTATGTCAAAATAAGGGAGCGATCGCAAAGACATGTAGGTGATTTCTAGGACTATGGGGCAAACTGGTGTACTACTGTTAAATCTTGGCGGGCCAGATCGGCCAGAAGATGTCCGCCCCTTCCTCTATAACCTTTTCTCAGACCCGGAAATTATTCGCCTCCCTTTTCGCTGGTTGCAAAAGCCGCTCGCTTGGTTTATTTCCACCAGTCGTGCCCGTAAGTCCCAAGCCAACTATGCCCAAATTGGCGGTGGCTCGCCCCTACGACGCATTACCGAGCAACAAGCCAAAGCCCTTAAAGCTGCCCTCGCGGATCTGGGTATTGATGCGCATCTTTACATTGGGATGCGCTACTGGCACCCCTTTACAGAAGAGGCGATCGCCCAAATTAAGGCAGATAATATTCGCGATCTGGTGGTTTTGCCCCTCTACCCCCAGTATTCGATCAGCACCAGTGGCTCCAGTTTTCGCCTCCTCGAAGCCCTCTGGGAAAACGATGCCGACCTGCGCCAGATTCGCTACACTCTCATCCCAGCGTGGTACAACCATCCGGGCTACGTGGCTGCCATGGCGGATCTGATCCGGCAAGAGCTAGATCAGTGCCCCAACCCCGACAGCGCCACTGTCTTCTTTAGTGCCCATGGTGTGCCCAAAAGCTACGTCACCGACGCTGGCGACCCCTATCAGGAGCAAATTGAAACCTGTGTTCGCTTGATCATGACGGCTCTTGGACGACCCAACCCCCACGTGTTGGCCTACCAAAGCCGTGTTGGGCCGGTGGAGTGGCTGCAACCCTACACCGAAGATATTATTCCCGAACTGGCCGCGCAGGGAGTCAAAACCCTTGTGGTGGTGCCCATTAGCTTTATCTCTGAGCATATCGAGACCCTCCAAGAAATTGATATTGAGTATCGGGAATTGGCAGAAGAGGCGGGCATCGAAGTCTTCCGCCGTGTCCCCGCCCTCAATGATCACGCGGGCTTTATTGCCGCCTTAGCTCAGCTTGTTAAAGAGGCTCTTGCTGCCCCCCCCCGCACGTTCGCAGATGTCAATACCCTGCGCAAGCGGGTGAAGCTCTACCCCCAAGAACGGTGGGAGTGGGGGATGACCTCCGCAGCAGAACGCTGGAATGGTCGCTTGGCCATGTTGGGGTTTATTGCCCTGATTATTGAACTCATTAGTGGCCAAGGTCCGCTGCACATGCTGGGGTTGCTGTAGCCCAACAAGCGGTCTGCTTCCCAAGGCTGTCCAAGCGCTATAATCTAGGTAAATAAAACGTAATAATCCTTAATAATTTACCTAGACCACCGTGACCACACTGTTGCAGCGCTTAATTCTCATTTGCCCCTTCTTTTTCTGGGGCACGGCAATGGTGGCAATGAAGGAGGTGCTGCCCCACACGTCGCCCTTTTTTGTGGCGGGGGTTCGGTTATTGCCGGCTGGGCTGCTGGTCCTGTTGGTGGCGATCGCCCTAGGTAAACCACAACCGAGTACACCTGCCGCGTGGCGGTGGATTGGCCTCTTTGCGCTGATTGATGGCCTGTTATTTCAGGGCTTTTTGGCCACTGGCTTAAGTAAAACTGGGGCGGGCCTCGGCTCCGTGATGATTGACTCCCAACCCTTGGCGGTGGCCCTACTCTCCCGCTGGCTTTACGCCGAGCGCGTGGGGGGCTGGGGCTGGCTGGGACTACTC harbors:
- a CDS encoding transposase, whose product is MVTRRQTFRLYPNKAQEKALFAARRLHCYLYNACVSHRQFEYKHHRKTITYFDQQNLLPAFKAEWPEFAVLHSQALQSTVKRVDLAYQSFFKGLHGKPKFKSIRKYSGWGYPAKSGWKVDSTGTHGTVKLNDLGITVKMRGKAKHWGTPTTLTIVYKPSRRQWFASFTVEVDTPAPKFGSESELSYQSIVAYDLGTETALTLFDGSKFEEIENPRFIHKNEERVRKVAKQKRRKRAPKKGVKASRRWRKINKRESNLKAKVARQRRDWQHKVTSEIARRYDIGVTEKLNTKGMTRAAKKGSQRKKQKAGLNKSILSVGFGTLNRMISYKIEQKGGLVLQLPTRDIKPSQRCPKCGAIHQEWAELGNRHHVCSDCGFEISRDRGSAMVMYNVATNQQPGVGTSLVSLGCLSSTSETRKHTGSMKQLGQKKRRKSSATVESGVLETPSACAVG
- the hemH gene encoding ferrochelatase, giving the protein MGQTGVLLLNLGGPDRPEDVRPFLYNLFSDPEIIRLPFRWLQKPLAWFISTSRARKSQANYAQIGGGSPLRRITEQQAKALKAALADLGIDAHLYIGMRYWHPFTEEAIAQIKADNIRDLVVLPLYPQYSISTSGSSFRLLEALWENDADLRQIRYTLIPAWYNHPGYVAAMADLIRQELDQCPNPDSATVFFSAHGVPKSYVTDAGDPYQEQIETCVRLIMTALGRPNPHVLAYQSRVGPVEWLQPYTEDIIPELAAQGVKTLVVVPISFISEHIETLQEIDIEYRELAEEAGIEVFRRVPALNDHAGFIAALAQLVKEALAAPPRTFADVNTLRKRVKLYPQERWEWGMTSAAERWNGRLAMLGFIALIIELISGQGPLHMLGLL